One Rosa chinensis cultivar Old Blush chromosome 5, RchiOBHm-V2, whole genome shotgun sequence genomic region harbors:
- the LOC112166518 gene encoding berberine bridge enzyme-like 13, giving the protein MVLSNYSMSPMFLFLLLLSSSFAHPSSSKEDIFIQCLSYHSTVSISFSSTIFTPNNSSFTTVLNSTAENLRYVVPSMPKPQLIFRPTHESHVQAAVICSKQLGIHLRVRSGGHDYEGLSYASQIETPFIVVDLAKLRSVNVDIQHHSAWIQAGATIGEVYYRIAEKSTTHGFPAGLCTSLGVGGHITGGAYGSMMRKYGLGADNVVDARIIDVNGRILDRKTMGEDLFWAIRGGGGASFGIIMWWKIKLVPVPSTVTVFTVARTLEQGGTKLLHRWQQVAAAELDEDLFIRAIIQLTSDSKSGKRTVTTLYQALFLGGVEKLLHVMQTGFPELGLTRKDCTETSWIKSVLYIANYPSGTQPEILLQGKSTTKNYFKAKSDYVKDPIPETGLEGLWKKLMEETNPLLIWTPYGGMMSKISESETPFPHRKGVLFKIQYLTGWQAANQEAKHMDWIRKLYNYMAPYVTKSPRQAYVNYRDLDLGINKKRNTSITEASAWGTRYFKDNFSRLIKIKTKVDPENFFRHEQSIPPLPPKQE; this is encoded by the coding sequence ATGGTGCTTTCAAACTACTCTATGTCTccaatgtttctttttcttctcctcctatCGTCTTCTTTCGCACATCCTTCATCTTCGAAAGAAGACATTTTTATCCAGTGCCTCTCGTATCATTCCACGGTTTCTATTTCTTTCTCTAGCACCATTTTCACCCCTAACAACTCTTCCTTCACCACCGTCCTAAATTCAACTGCGGAAAACCTCAGATACGTAGTCCCTTCCATGCCAAAGCCACAGTTAATTTTCAGACCAACGCATGAATCCCATGTTCAAGCTGCTGTTATTTGCTCAAAACAGCTGGGAATACATCTCAGGGTCCGAAGTGGAGGTCATGACTACGAAGGCCTCTCCTATGCCTCCCAAATTGAAACACCTTTCATCGTTGTAGACCTTGCCAAGCTTCGATCAGTTAACGTTGATATCCAACACCACAGTGCATGGATTCAAGCCGGTGCCACCATTGGCGAAGTTTACTACAGAATTGCTGAGAAAAGCACAACACATGGCTTCCCTGCCGGTCTTTGCACAAGCTTAGGCGTGGGGGGACATATAACCGGAGGTGCGTATGGTTCCATGATGAGAAAATATGGCCTTGGTGCTGATAACGTTGTCGATGCGCGAATAATTGATGTCAATGGCAGAATTCTTGACCGAAAGACCATGGGAGAAGATCTTTTTTGGGCAATCAGAGGTGGAGGAGGAGCAAGCTTTGGAATCATCATGTGGTGGAAGATAAAGTTGGTTCCTGTTCCATCAACTGTAACAGTATTCACAGTTGCCAGGACCTTGGAACAAGGTGGCACAAAGCTCCTACATAGGTGGCAACAAGTGGCTGCTGCTGAGCTTGATGAAGATCTCTTTATTAGAGCTATCATACAACTAACAAGTGACAGCAAAAGTGGCAAGAGAACTGTCACGACTCTTTACCAAGCTCTGTTCCTCGGAGGAGTTGAAAAACTCCTCCATGTTATGCAAACAGGCTTCCCGGAACTGGGTTTGACCCGAAAAGATTGTACTGAAACCAGTTGGATCAAATCCGTGCTGTACATTGCAAACTACCCGAGTGGAACTCAACCCGAGATTCTGCTTCAAGGAAAATCCACAACCAAGAATTACTTCAAAGCCAAATCAGACTATGTCAAAGATCCAATCCCTGAAACCGGGCTTGAGGGACTGTGGAAAAAGTTGATGGAAGAAACCAATCCTCTGTTGATTTGGACACCATATGGAGGAATGATGAGCAAGATTTCGGAGTCCGAGACACCTTTCCCTCACAGAAAAGGAGTGCTCTTCAAGATTCAGTACCTGACTGGGTGGCAAGCTGCAAATCAAGAGGCAAAGCACATGGATTGGATTAGGAAGCTTTACAACTACATGGCTCCTTATGTTACAAAGTCCCCAAGGCAAGCATATGTGAATTATAGGGATCTTGATTTGGGgataaacaaaaaaaggaaCACTAGCATCACTGAAGCAAGTGCTTGGGGTACCAGGTATTTCAAGGACAACTTCAGCAGACTGATAAAAATTAAGACCAAAGTCGATCCGGAAAACTTCTTCAGGCATGAACAGAGCATCCCACCTCTTCCACCCAAACAAGAGTGA
- the LOC112203293 gene encoding berberine bridge enzyme-like 22: MCSQTETQSSILEEMEFLVLLLSLFLSLVSCASSDPTTETLRLCMTTQLGDYTETSQIIHTSNSSSYSSILKSSQQNPRWLNSTSKPLLILTPFNESEIRAAVLCSRKRGLQIRVRSGGHDYEGLSYLCKTPFIIIDMINFKSIDVNLADETAWVQSGATLGELYYSIGKKSDVHGFPAGICPTVGVGGHFSGGGFGTLIRKHGLAADHVIDAILIDANGKIMNRKTMGEDLFWAIRGGGGASFGIIVSWKIKLVQVPKVVTGFTVNKLISQGGSSLVNRWQYIADKFHEDLFMRVILQNVGSGSQKQVQAAFNSLFLGGIETLMPLMKQSFPELGLAAKDCIEMSWVQSAQYFAGYKKEQPLEVLLSREALYKSNFKAKSDFVINPIPEIGLRGIWERFMLEELAFMILDPYGGKMAEISEFEIPFPHRKGNLYNIQYIVKWDVNEVSEANKHMNWMNMLYGFMKPYVSNSPRGAYINYKDLQLGTNNKGTNTSYIEASSWGRKYFKNNFKRLAQVKSKVDPHNFFRNEQSIPPLPGLFGIKEV, encoded by the coding sequence ATGTGTAGCCAAACCGAGACTCAAAGCTCAATTCTGGAAGAGATGGAATTCTTAGTACTATTGCTTTCTTTGTTCCTGAGTTTAGTTTCATGTGCAAGTTCTGATCCAACCACTGAAACTCTCAGGCTGTGCATGACAACTCAACTCGGTGACTACACCGAAACGTCTCAAATCATCCACACCTCAAACTCATCTTCGTATTCATCTATCTTGAAATCCTCACAACAAAATCCTAGATGGCTAAACTCCACATCAAAGCCTCTCCTCATTCTCACACCTTTCAACGAGTCCGAAATCCGAGCAGCTGTGCTTTGCAGCAGAAAACGTGGCCTACAAATCAGGGTCAGAAGTGGAGGCCATGACTATGAAGGGCTCTCATATCTCTGCAAGACGCCATTCATCATCATTGACATGATCAACTTCAAGTCCATTGATGTCAACCTCGCTGATGAAACAGCTTGGGTTCAGTCAGGAGCTACGCTAGGTGAGCTTTACTATAGCATTGGGAAGAAAAGTGACGTCCATGGATTCCCAGCTGGGATTTGTCCAACTGTTGGAGTTGGTGGTCATTTTAGTGGTGGTGGATTTGGGACCTTGATTAGGAAACATGGCCTAGCAGCTGACCATGTCATAGATGCCATTTTAATTGATGCTAATGGGAAAATCATGAACAGAAAAACAATGGGGGAGGATCTGTTTTGGGCCATTAGAGGAGGTGGAGGAGCAAGTTTTGGGATCATAGTTTCATGGAAGATCAAATTGGTTCAGGTCCCAAAAGTTGTGACTGGTTTTACAGTTAACAAGTTAATATCACAAGGTGGAAGTAGCCTTGTGAATAGGTGGCAGTACATTGCAGACAAGTTCCATGAGGATCTTTTCATGAGAGTCATCCTTCAGAATGTTGGGAGTGGAAGTCAGAAACAAGTCCAAGCCGCTTTCAATTCTTTGTTTCTAGGAGGGATTGAGACACTAATGCCATTGATGAAACAGAGCTTTCCAGAGTTGGGTTTGGCGGCAAAAGACTGCATTGAAATGAGTTGGGTCCAATCTGCTCAGTACTTTGCTGGGTACAAAAAAGAGCAGCCTTTGGAGGTCTTGTTGTCTAGGGAGGCACTCTATAAGAGCAATTTCAAGGCCAAATCCGACTTTGTAATAAACCCTATTCCAGAAATCGGGCTACGAGGGATTTGGGAAAGGTTCATGCTAGAAGAACTAGCTTTCATGATACTGGATCCCTATGGTGGAAAGATGGCTGAGATTTCGGAATTCGAAATTCCATTTCCTCATAGGAAGGGGAATCTGTACAACATACAGTACATTGTGAAGTGGGATGTGAATGAGGTCAGTGAAGCCAACAAGCATATGAATTGGATGAATATGCTTTATGGGTTTATGAAGCCCTATGTTTCAAATTCTCCAAGGGGTGCCTACATCAATTACAAGGATCTTCAGTTGGGGACCAACAACAAAGGCACTAACACAAGCTACATAGAAGCGAGTAGTTGGGGGAGAAAGTACTTCAAAAACAATTTCAAGAGGCTTGCACAAGTGAAGAGCAAGGTTGATCCACATAACTTCTTCAGAAATGAGCAGAGTATTCCTCCTCTTCCTGGTTTGTTTGGCATTAAAGAAGTTTAA